One Lytechinus variegatus isolate NC3 chromosome 11, Lvar_3.0, whole genome shotgun sequence DNA segment encodes these proteins:
- the LOC121423420 gene encoding uncharacterized protein LOC121423420, with amino-acid sequence MMSKFLRNVSSKWRSYRYRFVPWVALNLKERTVRSVKNVDQDRIISDEEVEETYKKLFYALDDDLQNQDRRENNAHVLETENCKIDRSKVNEEARSYQDDASTKCNHHDNQLQDCQSTTALSPFHKNSNMFKWFYQNQNQKKWKYKLRGRERQGLNRFSNTYPNKYCKETLPQQLMLKWTCGSKEFFGFGSMDGDFRRLVNKALFSYPELLRSLMNINAQHGNCLLKFICSNQQNVTSHHDLLSVTRHPFHPQHHHCHYNHNHHLQCHNGHSPNSRSLMRQKSNPISTHSHQQSTSSHLGQDKLSNQDKNLEEILDPGAIVMHQTLGYAVGRRQSQIDGGGVGVYVTKGVVPKGAVVAMYPGTIYYPAEPILFQSIANPFVFRCLDGIHIDGNDKKLSKMIYRSCARRDRLGPYMLSDLSWLTSCPLNPMAVGQYVNNQHKGFPANVCYQEFDVPLDFPIKLRKYIPNAFFSTLPDIGNAGRSVRTVALVSIREIQCGEELLSSYFTLVY; translated from the exons ATGATGTCGAAGTTTTTAAGAAATGTTTCATCTAAATGGCGAAGTTATCGGTACAGATTCGTACCATGGGTTGCACTGAATCTAAAAGAGag GACTGTGCGTTCAGTGAAAAATGTGGACCAAGACAGAATCATTTCAGATGAGGAAGTGGAGGAAACCTACAAGAAGTTATTTTATGCTTTGGACGATGACCTCCAAAATCAAGACAGGAGAGAAAACAATGCTCATGTACTAGAGACGGAGAACTGCAAAATAgataggtcaaaggtcaatgaagaAGCAAGGTCATACCAAGATGATGCAAGCACCAAATGTAATCACCATGACAACCAACTTCAAGATTGTCAAAGCACAACTGCACTATCACCATTTCACAAGAACTCCAACATGTTTAAATGGTTCTATCAAAATCAGAATCAgaagaaatggaaatataaattaagaggaagagaaagacaAGGTCTTAATAGGTTTTCAAATACCTACCcaaataaatattgtaaagagaCGTTGCCACAACAACTAATGCTGAAATGGACCTGTGGTTCCAAAGAATTTTTTGGATTCGGCTCCATGGATGGTGATTTCAGAAGACTAGTGAATAAGGCTTTATTTAGTTATCCTGAATTATTAAGAAGTCTGATGAATATTAATGCACAACATGGGAACTGTTTACTGAAATTTATTTGCAGTAACCAGCAGAACGTTACTTCTCATCACGATCTATTATCTGTAACTCGGCATCCTTTTCATCCTCAGCACCATCACTGCCACTACAACCACAATCACCACCTCCAATGCCATAATGGTCACAGCCCTAACTCTAGATCGCTGATGAGACAGAAATCCAACCCCATATCCACTCACAGTCATCAGCAGAGTACAAGTTCACATCTTGGACAGGACAAGCTAAGCAACCAAGATAAGAATTTGGAGGAAATCCTTGACCCAGGAGCAATTGTAATGCACCAGACTCTTGGTTACGCAGTTGGGCGTCGCCAAAGTCAGATTGATGGCGGAGGTGTCGGGGTCTATGTCACCAAGGGAGTGGTTCCAAAAGGAGCGGTCGTAGCAATGTATCCAg GTACTATCTACTATCCAGCTGAACCAATTCTTTTTCAGTCCATTGCTAATCCTTTTGTCTTCCGCTGCCTCGATGGAATTCACATTGATGGAAATGACAAGAAACTTTCCAAAATGATCTACAG ATCGTGTGCCCGTAGAGACAGACTTGGACCTTACATGTTGAGTGACCTTTCCTGGCTGACCTCTTGCCCTTTGAACCCTATGGCTGTGGGACAATATGTCAACAATCAGCACAAAG GATTTCCTGCTAATGTGTGCTACCAAGAGTTTGATGTGCCTTTGGATTTTCCAATTAAACTAAGGAAATACATCCCCAATGCTTTCTTCAGTACTTTACCGGATATTGGCAATGCTGGAAG